The Aerosakkonema funiforme FACHB-1375 genome window below encodes:
- a CDS encoding sigma factor-like helix-turn-helix DNA-binding protein: MPNFFNKDSIPRLPERPNNIDKFCTYLCIVERNGRMAIEWKDRLYLKRNLELYAAKAPEFANLCRQQDKGRGMALFWMNVALNEPHSAMLALEHLAAYFEASCYQAAKNVWQKSSDRPWEEYLDIARFMIYHKENFLKVLEKYDLERKVNLDTYIHEVLIKTIKSEAAVGRFSPWRLLYKKSEDELKEALKKDGQREPQISKFIFARKYFKKVYLINTVQNPARLVGQKYPAPDAEDFNEIAKCYNAEKLLPSAPHEVSASPGTVTGEQIKEWMELCIKALQRYCSNSINPVSIEVLNEYGTEIKNEDSDPSNDAEWQSFWDAVESGDAVNRTDAAFREEMANIKVLVEKGIQQGKLQTSHQKIPLLYYGVGLTQTLIGKRLGINQTNIGRHLCKYYEMHLLKKLGEISQPTEWVKPYVSGWLVKDYTSPRHSDLIQAALVEALKKFIPEYREILQLRYGENLTERQISARLCINEAEVKQRICKAQCCLESDLLQVIAQWQDKYVKSWLYRFYKLTVYSVLESGLINLSEECQDVVIYSYCQRRNEQQTAKQLNLAEHQVKEKLCLAQMQLRDTVVDWVQENLDISLDREAELSKVNIILQEWLQNLYKSSQGA; the protein is encoded by the coding sequence ATGCCCAACTTTTTTAACAAAGATAGCATCCCCAGGCTGCCGGAACGCCCAAATAACATTGATAAATTCTGCACGTATCTCTGTATCGTTGAACGCAATGGACGGATGGCGATCGAATGGAAAGATCGGCTGTATTTGAAACGCAATTTGGAATTATATGCAGCAAAAGCGCCAGAGTTTGCTAACTTATGTCGCCAGCAAGATAAAGGTAGGGGTATGGCATTATTTTGGATGAATGTGGCGCTGAATGAGCCACATTCTGCCATGCTGGCTTTGGAACATTTGGCGGCTTACTTTGAAGCAAGCTGCTATCAAGCAGCTAAAAATGTTTGGCAAAAGTCTAGCGATCGACCTTGGGAAGAATATCTCGATATTGCTAGATTTATGATTTACCATAAGGAGAATTTTTTGAAAGTTTTAGAGAAATACGATCTGGAACGAAAAGTTAATTTAGATACCTATATTCATGAGGTTCTGATCAAAACTATTAAATCAGAAGCTGCTGTTGGTCGGTTTTCCCCCTGGCGGTTGTTGTACAAAAAGAGTGAAGACGAACTGAAGGAAGCCTTAAAAAAAGACGGACAGCGGGAACCGCAAATTTCCAAGTTTATATTCGCTCGGAAATATTTCAAAAAAGTTTATTTAATTAACACAGTTCAAAACCCTGCCAGATTAGTTGGACAAAAATACCCTGCACCCGATGCAGAAGATTTCAACGAGATTGCGAAGTGCTACAATGCTGAAAAATTGCTACCTTCCGCACCCCATGAAGTATCTGCCAGTCCGGGTACTGTGACTGGCGAACAAATTAAAGAATGGATGGAACTTTGTATAAAAGCCTTACAACGTTATTGCTCAAATTCAATCAATCCTGTTTCTATTGAAGTCCTCAACGAGTATGGAACTGAAATAAAGAATGAAGATTCCGATCCTTCTAATGACGCGGAATGGCAGAGTTTTTGGGATGCGGTTGAGTCAGGCGATGCAGTTAATCGAACTGACGCTGCTTTTCGGGAAGAGATGGCAAATATTAAAGTACTGGTTGAAAAGGGAATTCAACAAGGAAAGCTGCAAACTTCTCACCAAAAAATACCGTTACTTTACTATGGTGTTGGCTTAACCCAAACTTTAATAGGAAAGAGATTGGGAATCAATCAAACTAATATCGGTCGCCATCTTTGTAAATACTACGAAATGCACCTGCTCAAAAAGTTAGGGGAAATTTCGCAGCCGACTGAATGGGTAAAGCCGTATGTATCGGGTTGGTTAGTGAAAGATTATACATCTCCTCGACACTCAGATTTGATTCAAGCAGCTTTAGTGGAAGCGCTCAAAAAATTTATTCCTGAATACCGAGAAATATTGCAACTGCGCTATGGGGAAAATTTGACTGAAAGGCAAATTTCTGCGCGGCTGTGCATAAATGAAGCGGAAGTTAAACAAAGAATATGTAAAGCACAGTGTTGTTTGGAATCTGACCTACTACAGGTAATCGCGCAATGGCAAGATAAATATGTAAAATCCTGGCTTTACAGGTTTTACAAACTGACTGTTTATTCAGTCCTGGAATCAGGACTAATAAATCTTTCAGAGGAGTGTCAAGATGTTGTCATATATTCCTATTGTCAGAGGCGCAACGAACAACAAACGGCAAAGCAATTAAATTTAGCTGAGCATCAGGTGAAGGAAAAACTCTGCTTAGCTCAAATGCAGTTGCGGGATACTGTAGTTGATTGGGTTCAGGAAAATTTGGATATTTCTCTGGATAGAGAAGCAGAACTCTCAAAAGTCAATATAATTTTGCAAGAATGGTTGCAAAATTTGTACAAATCAAGTCAAGGAGCATGA
- a CDS encoding DUF1822 family protein: MFSLNQRETANSDFLFLDIGPEDLQEAWQQSQKQSNAIARHNAYLNYVCLKNFLNWFAEESECEISVWPSFKRLANIWEIVNGSAIQLGQNRLVLIPNDDAEVEKLCVPQEWVDIPNWVADYYLAVSVVLDGDEDECFLKVWGFTTHRQLRNNGRYNESDRTYNLPIKYLTASLNVMQVTFGLNVQQQVPQLPSLSHAEATRLLEILGDPSLYSPRLRVDVPFEKWAALLDNDEWRQKLYDRRMGRLVEVASAAPVKNLGKWFQGIFEAGWQSLDTLINTESSNLAFGFRKRDRKREETKVSVEGIKLIDLGMQLGNQSVALLIGLTPESGEKVGIRVQLHPARGQIYLPPNIKLILLSQSGQVIHELQSRLQDNFIQLKRFTCPMGKGFKIQVAMEEMSITEDFAIEAFGNDNYE, from the coding sequence ATGTTTAGTTTAAATCAAAGAGAAACAGCTAATTCTGATTTTCTGTTTTTAGATATTGGCCCTGAAGACTTACAAGAAGCATGGCAACAATCTCAAAAACAATCGAATGCGATCGCACGTCATAATGCCTATCTGAATTACGTTTGTTTAAAAAATTTCCTGAATTGGTTTGCAGAAGAATCTGAATGTGAAATATCAGTATGGCCTAGCTTTAAAAGGCTAGCAAATATTTGGGAAATTGTCAACGGTTCGGCAATTCAATTAGGTCAAAATCGGCTGGTGTTAATTCCCAACGATGATGCTGAAGTGGAAAAGTTGTGCGTACCGCAGGAATGGGTGGATATTCCTAATTGGGTGGCTGACTATTATCTGGCGGTATCGGTAGTTTTGGATGGAGATGAGGATGAATGCTTCCTCAAAGTATGGGGTTTTACGACTCATCGTCAGTTGCGGAATAATGGCAGATATAATGAGAGCGATCGCACCTATAATTTGCCAATCAAATATTTAACAGCCAGCCTCAACGTGATGCAAGTAACATTCGGATTGAACGTGCAGCAACAAGTCCCCCAGTTGCCAAGTTTATCCCATGCAGAAGCAACAAGATTGTTAGAAATTTTGGGTGACCCATCTCTTTATTCTCCCCGCTTGCGAGTGGATGTACCGTTTGAAAAGTGGGCAGCATTATTGGATAATGATGAATGGCGACAAAAGTTATACGATCGACGCATGGGACGTTTGGTTGAGGTAGCTAGTGCAGCGCCAGTAAAAAATTTGGGTAAATGGTTTCAAGGAATTTTTGAGGCGGGTTGGCAGTCTCTCGATACACTTATAAATACAGAGTCGAGTAATTTAGCTTTTGGGTTTAGAAAACGCGATCGCAAAAGAGAAGAAACAAAGGTGTCTGTCGAGGGAATCAAGCTGATCGATTTGGGAATGCAACTGGGAAATCAATCAGTGGCGCTATTAATTGGTTTGACACCGGAGTCGGGGGAAAAAGTCGGGATTCGGGTGCAATTGCATCCCGCTAGGGGACAAATTTATCTACCGCCAAATATCAAATTAATATTGCTCTCTCAATCGGGTCAAGTTATCCACGAATTGCAATCGCGCCTTCAAGATAATTTCATTCAATTGAAACGGTTTACTTGTCCGATGGGAAAAGGTTTTAAAATCCAAGTGGCGATGGAGGAAATGTCTATTACAGAAGATTTTGCGATCGAAGCTTTTGGAAACGATAATTATGAGTAA
- a CDS encoding CHASE2 domain-containing protein, translating into MSKLVILNLGNGNLLEGFPFVTVQLQEEGNSNWRQFTGSLPASADILDIYRRWQLLYELLYEARSINVSLRQFPSADEDIKLDEVDVTHVSDAEFNEVCQKFQNKIDSWLDSEEFRHIDRQLRKQLAPEDRIRVIIQTEDNQLRKIPWHLWRFFRDYRHAEVGLSALEFGPANSAKNSAKQVRILAILGDRTGIDVEADKKLLEKLPNAQTVFLVEPQRRELDEKLWDKQGWDILFFAGHSSTQTDGETGHIYINRADSLTINQLRNSVSKAIERGLQLAIFNSCDGLGLAQQLDDLHIPQIIVMREPVPDKVAQEFLKHFLREFAEGQSFYLAVREARERLQGIETEFPGASWLPAIVDNPAQMQLTWEKLRDKTKLKETPIIPLNRRSKPKLSTILMASFVVTSLVMGVRSIGWLQSWELQAYDGMMRMRSSEQADPRLLIVGADEEDIRKYKHPIPDEILAKLIDKLQQHQPIAIGLDIYRDLPVQPGYPAMIAHFEQNKRLIAVCKYKYKVDTESVKPPPKIPIGQVGFSNLPLDEDNIVRTYFLSRTPNIISDFEPCKTNYSFGLQLAYRYLDAKKIPVTTTEKNWQFGKIVFKSLGKRSGGYQKLDGLSNKMLLNYRASRKIAQPVTVKDILNDRFEPSWVKDKIVLIGVTAESVKDPHNTPYGIMRGLYVHAHAISEILSAVEDKRPLLQWLPLWVDAILIGIWSLVGAGIVWFLHSSPLRFWLAISIAIAILYGLYFELFIQGFWLPLVPSALALLVSGIGIVFSITLPTQQGE; encoded by the coding sequence ATGAGTAAATTAGTGATATTAAACCTGGGGAACGGTAATTTGCTCGAAGGGTTTCCTTTTGTGACCGTTCAGCTACAGGAGGAGGGCAATTCTAATTGGAGACAATTTACAGGTAGTTTACCAGCTAGCGCCGATATTCTCGACATTTACCGCCGTTGGCAATTGCTTTATGAATTGCTTTACGAAGCGCGTTCTATCAATGTGAGTTTGCGGCAATTTCCCAGCGCCGATGAAGACATCAAACTAGATGAAGTTGATGTTACTCACGTTTCTGATGCGGAGTTCAACGAGGTATGTCAGAAATTCCAAAACAAAATTGATAGTTGGTTGGATTCTGAGGAATTTCGCCATATCGATCGTCAACTGCGAAAGCAATTAGCACCTGAAGATCGCATTCGCGTCATTATTCAAACTGAAGACAACCAATTGCGGAAAATTCCTTGGCATCTGTGGCGGTTTTTTAGGGATTATCGCCACGCAGAAGTAGGTTTGAGCGCGTTGGAATTTGGGCCTGCAAATTCGGCCAAAAATAGCGCTAAGCAAGTCAGAATCTTGGCTATTTTGGGCGATCGCACTGGCATTGATGTGGAAGCAGATAAAAAATTATTGGAAAAATTACCAAACGCTCAAACAGTCTTTTTAGTAGAACCGCAACGCCGGGAATTGGACGAAAAACTTTGGGATAAACAGGGATGGGATATTCTTTTTTTTGCGGGACATAGTTCGACGCAAACAGATGGTGAAACTGGTCATATATATATAAATCGTGCCGATAGTTTAACGATTAATCAGTTAAGAAATTCTGTCAGTAAAGCGATAGAAAGGGGATTGCAACTGGCAATTTTCAATTCCTGCGATGGGTTGGGATTGGCGCAGCAATTAGACGATTTGCATATTCCCCAAATCATTGTGATGCGGGAACCAGTTCCCGATAAGGTAGCGCAGGAATTTTTGAAGCATTTTTTGAGAGAATTTGCTGAAGGTCAGTCGTTTTATTTAGCAGTGCGAGAAGCGCGAGAAAGATTGCAGGGAATCGAAACTGAATTTCCCGGTGCTAGTTGGTTGCCGGCAATTGTTGACAATCCCGCGCAAATGCAGTTGACTTGGGAAAAATTGCGGGATAAAACTAAACTTAAAGAAACACCTATTATCCCATTGAATCGGCGGTCAAAACCGAAATTGTCAACTATTTTGATGGCGAGTTTTGTAGTAACTAGCTTGGTGATGGGAGTGCGATCGATCGGATGGTTGCAATCATGGGAGTTGCAAGCGTATGATGGAATGATGCGAATGCGATCGTCCGAACAGGCAGATCCTCGCCTGTTAATAGTTGGTGCAGATGAAGAAGATATCAGGAAATACAAACATCCTATCCCTGATGAAATACTTGCCAAACTAATAGACAAACTTCAACAACATCAACCGATCGCCATAGGTTTAGATATCTATCGCGATTTACCAGTACAACCAGGTTATCCAGCCATGATAGCTCATTTTGAGCAAAACAAACGCTTGATTGCTGTGTGTAAATATAAATATAAAGTGGATACAGAAAGTGTTAAACCCCCACCTAAAATCCCTATTGGACAAGTTGGTTTTAGTAATTTACCGCTGGACGAAGATAATATCGTTCGGACTTATTTTTTATCTCGCACGCCAAATATTATTTCTGATTTTGAGCCTTGCAAGACAAACTATTCCTTTGGCTTGCAATTGGCGTATCGATACCTGGATGCCAAAAAAATTCCAGTTACAACAACCGAAAAAAACTGGCAGTTTGGTAAAATTGTTTTTAAAAGTTTAGGAAAAAGAAGTGGCGGGTATCAAAAATTAGATGGACTGAGTAACAAAATGCTGCTGAATTATCGCGCTTCTCGCAAAATTGCCCAGCCAGTAACGGTAAAAGATATTTTAAACGATCGCTTCGAGCCGAGTTGGGTAAAAGATAAAATTGTTCTAATTGGCGTTACTGCTGAGAGCGTAAAAGACCCTCACAACACACCTTACGGCATAATGCGCGGGCTATACGTTCACGCACACGCGATTAGCGAAATTTTAAGTGCTGTGGAGGATAAGCGCCCTTTGTTGCAGTGGTTACCGTTGTGGGTAGATGCAATTTTGATTGGGATTTGGTCGTTGGTAGGTGCAGGAATCGTTTGGTTTTTGCATTCGTCACCGCTACGTTTTTGGCTAGCAATTAGTATTGCGATCGCTATTTTATATGGGCTTTATTTTGAATTGTTTATCCAAGGCTTTTGGCTACCGCTTGTTCCCTCAGCGTTGGCTTTACTGGTATCTGGAATAGGAATAGTATTTAGCATTACATTGCCAACTCAACAAGGAGAATGA
- a CDS encoding DUF928 domain-containing protein, whose translation MFIQGIKLAFTITLATVISADFAIANLIASTPPPAPQTGTSGSPQSGGATRPGESKCPNANTRPIAFIPKVLKTTLASPTFWFYIPYSPNDVDSFSFVILDEQDRYVISPKSIKLSGTPGFISLRFPSQTFEIDKNYRWYLSINCDSQNEEDRISLHGTVQRIASTSTENVNWYRPLVELAERRRTNSSDPELKAEWDKLMESLNFSNISAQPIVPCCSLD comes from the coding sequence ATGTTTATCCAGGGAATAAAACTTGCCTTTACAATTACTTTGGCAACTGTGATATCCGCAGATTTCGCGATCGCCAATCTCATCGCTTCAACACCGCCGCCTGCGCCACAAACGGGTACGTCAGGAAGTCCGCAGTCAGGCGGAGCAACCCGTCCTGGCGAATCCAAATGTCCCAATGCAAACACTCGCCCGATCGCCTTCATACCTAAAGTTTTGAAAACTACGCTTGCATCTCCGACTTTTTGGTTTTACATTCCCTATTCACCTAATGATGTTGATTCTTTCAGTTTTGTAATTTTGGACGAACAGGATCGGTATGTTATTTCACCAAAGAGCATCAAATTATCTGGAACGCCAGGATTTATCAGTTTGCGTTTCCCATCTCAAACGTTTGAAATTGACAAAAATTACCGCTGGTATTTATCTATTAACTGCGATTCGCAAAATGAAGAAGATCGCATTTCTTTGCATGGAACTGTGCAGCGAATTGCATCCACTTCCACAGAAAACGTTAACTGGTATCGTCCTCTGGTGGAACTTGCCGAACGTCGCCGCACCAATTCAAGCGATCCAGAACTTAAAGCTGAATGGGATAAATTGATGGAGTCGCTGAATTTCAGTAATATTTCTGCTCAACCGATCGTTCCTTGCTGTTCCCTTGATTAA